The Sorangiineae bacterium MSr11367 genome window below encodes:
- a CDS encoding DUF3634 family protein, which yields MDSLVLYAAVLAVLAVFLWHVARQDEFFRVSIRKGRVLVIRGRIPSGYLEDLRDVGRHVEHGTVRAVKDSGSALLVLSASIDGVTAQRMRNTFALYPVTKLRTAPRIAHPNIGQVLGIEWLAWRLAPPIE from the coding sequence ATGGACAGCCTCGTGCTCTATGCGGCGGTGCTCGCCGTCCTCGCGGTGTTCCTATGGCACGTCGCGCGGCAGGACGAGTTCTTTCGCGTGTCGATCCGCAAGGGGCGGGTGCTGGTCATCCGCGGCAGAATCCCCAGCGGCTACCTCGAGGATCTGCGCGACGTCGGCCGCCATGTCGAGCACGGGACGGTGCGCGCGGTGAAGGACTCGGGAAGCGCGCTCCTCGTTCTTTCTGCGTCGATCGACGGGGTCACGGCCCAGCGGATGCGAAACACCTTTGCCCTGTACCCCGTGACGAAGCTTCGCACGGCCCCGCGGATCGCCCACCCGAACATCGGGCAGGTGCTGGGCATCGAGTGGCTCGCATGGCGCCTCGCGCCGCCCATCGAGTAG
- a CDS encoding quinone oxidoreductase — protein sequence MARVVRIHGYGKPEVLRIEEVPVGRPGPGEVRLRQTFVGLNFVEVYFRRGTFPVPSFPWPLGNEAAGVVEEVGTNVTEVKAGDRVVYADGPLGAYATERLYPADRLVPIPDNVSDEQAATVFLKGMTARYLLKEVVPLLAGDSVLFQAAAGGVGAIFVRWARALGIRVIGTLSTKEKAAFAREAGCVAVIDRSRENVGDRVRALTEGRGVKAAFDSVGRDTFRASLDALALRGTLVAFGKASGEPEPLAPFELAPRSLFVTWPILPVYTASRGQLLAAASDLFSAVAEEYVDARPRRVYAFDEIVQAQRDLENGRTTGAAVLRI from the coding sequence ATGGCGCGAGTGGTTCGCATTCATGGATACGGGAAGCCCGAGGTTTTGCGCATCGAAGAAGTGCCCGTCGGCCGCCCCGGCCCGGGGGAGGTGCGCTTGCGGCAGACATTCGTAGGGCTGAATTTCGTCGAGGTGTACTTCCGGCGCGGCACCTTTCCGGTGCCGAGTTTCCCGTGGCCGCTCGGCAACGAGGCGGCCGGCGTCGTCGAGGAGGTGGGGACGAACGTCACCGAGGTGAAGGCCGGCGATCGCGTGGTGTATGCCGATGGCCCGCTCGGGGCGTACGCGACGGAGCGTCTGTATCCGGCAGATCGCCTGGTGCCCATTCCGGACAACGTGTCCGACGAGCAAGCCGCGACCGTGTTCCTCAAGGGGATGACCGCGCGCTACCTGCTGAAGGAGGTCGTGCCGCTGTTGGCGGGTGACTCGGTGCTCTTCCAGGCGGCCGCGGGCGGGGTGGGCGCGATCTTCGTTCGATGGGCGCGCGCGTTGGGCATTCGCGTCATCGGCACCCTCTCCACCAAGGAAAAGGCCGCATTCGCTCGTGAGGCCGGCTGCGTAGCGGTCATCGATCGAAGCCGCGAGAACGTCGGCGATCGCGTGCGCGCCCTGACGGAGGGCCGCGGAGTGAAGGCCGCGTTCGACTCCGTGGGGCGCGACACCTTCCGCGCGTCGCTCGATGCCCTGGCGTTGCGGGGCACGTTGGTGGCGTTCGGCAAAGCCTCGGGCGAGCCGGAGCCGCTGGCCCCGTTCGAGCTCGCGCCGCGCTCGCTCTTCGTCACATGGCCAATTCTGCCGGTGTACACAGCCAGCCGCGGCCAGCTCCTCGCCGCCGCGAGCGATCTGTTCTCGGCCGTCGCCGAGGAATACGTGGATGCGCGGCCCCGCCGCGTTTACGCCTTCGACGAGATCGTGCAGGCCCAGCGCGATCTGGAAAACGGCCGCACCACGGGCGCGGCCGTGTTGCGCATCTAG
- a CDS encoding Lrp/AsnC family transcriptional regulator, which translates to MTRKTKSDEIDTTDRNLIELLRKDGRQPVLALARALGVSRSTVQDRLARLVRDGIIQRFTIELAKPIEPSAVKAFLMVRIEGRPCARVIPSLTGHPEVESCHHVSGPMDVLLSVRVADLAALNELRERIGATAGILSVTAVPVLRTHLDGPM; encoded by the coding sequence ATGACCCGCAAAACCAAGAGCGATGAGATCGACACCACCGACCGCAACCTCATCGAGCTGCTGCGCAAAGACGGCCGCCAGCCCGTTCTCGCGCTCGCCCGCGCGCTGGGTGTCTCGCGCAGCACGGTGCAAGATCGGCTCGCGCGCCTGGTGCGCGATGGCATCATCCAGCGCTTCACCATCGAGCTCGCAAAGCCCATCGAGCCGTCCGCGGTAAAGGCGTTTCTCATGGTTCGGATCGAAGGGCGCCCCTGCGCGCGCGTGATCCCATCGCTGACCGGCCACCCGGAGGTCGAGTCCTGCCACCACGTCTCCGGCCCGATGGATGTGCTGCTTTCCGTACGGGTCGCCGATCTCGCCGCATTGAACGAGCTGCGCGAACGCATCGGCGCCACGGCCGGAATTCTCAGCGTGACCGCCGTTCCAGTGTTGCGAACCCACCTGGATGGCCCTATGTGA
- a CDS encoding pseudouridine synthase translates to MSPLPAVPSPPIDILFVDDDVVVANKPSGLLVHRGWDNDDDVALFRVRDTLGQRVHPVHRLDRGTSGALLFARTPEAAAVLARAFEEGRIGKSYLALVRGITPEAGRIDYAIPRAVDGPRVPAVTSFRRIAPSPVDRCSLVEAMPETGRLHQIRRHLRHIHHPLVGDVKYGSGEINRHYRAQYGLHRLALHARLLSFQHPATGALVTITAPVPDDFGEALLALGLPRDIDSESHVD, encoded by the coding sequence GTGAGCCCGCTCCCCGCCGTGCCCAGCCCTCCCATCGACATCCTGTTCGTCGACGATGACGTCGTGGTGGCCAACAAGCCATCGGGCCTTCTCGTGCACCGCGGCTGGGACAATGACGACGATGTCGCGCTGTTTCGCGTGCGCGATACCCTCGGCCAGCGGGTTCATCCGGTTCATCGGCTCGATCGAGGGACCAGCGGCGCGCTTCTCTTTGCGCGCACCCCCGAGGCAGCCGCGGTGCTCGCGCGCGCCTTCGAGGAGGGGCGGATCGGTAAGTCGTACCTCGCCTTGGTTCGCGGCATCACCCCCGAAGCCGGCCGAATCGATTATGCCATTCCCCGCGCCGTGGACGGCCCGCGCGTACCGGCGGTGACGAGCTTTCGCCGCATCGCGCCCTCCCCCGTCGACCGATGCTCGCTGGTGGAGGCCATGCCGGAAACGGGGCGCCTGCATCAGATTCGACGGCACCTGCGGCACATTCATCACCCGCTGGTGGGCGATGTGAAATACGGCTCGGGCGAGATCAATCGTCATTACCGCGCCCAGTACGGACTGCACCGCCTGGCGCTGCATGCGCGACTTCTTTCCTTTCAACACCCCGCGACGGGTGCGCTCGTGACCATCACGGCACCGGTGCCCGATGATTTCGGCGAGGCGCTGCTTGCGCTCGGCCTCCCGCGGGATATCGACTCCGAGTCTCATGTGGATTGA
- a CDS encoding MFS transporter: protein MWIDVRPLRRRDFRLLFIGQFVSFFGSMLTYVALPYQVFQLTRSSLAVGAVGIVELVALLSTAFAGGAFADSMDRRKLLLWAEGLLGLTAAVLVGNSLLPHPSVWAIYVLAGVMSALNGFHRPALEALTPRLVPAEEIAGTVALSQLRHTIGMIAGPALAGFLIATLGLSWTFAVDLGTYAVAVTALAFMHGVPAPADAAPPSLARVLEGLRYAASRQELLGTYIVDIIAMTFGMPTALFPALAEAHGWGASIGWLYAAPSAGAFLATVTSGWTRRVRRHGVAIAIAASVWGMAIAAAGMTDRLPLVLLLLAVAGAGDMVSGLFRGRIWNETIPDHLRGRLASIEMVSYSTGPLLGNAEAGFAAALVGLRGSIVSGGLLCIGGVVLSLCFLPGFLRYKADK, encoded by the coding sequence ATGTGGATTGACGTTCGTCCCCTTCGCCGTCGCGATTTTCGTCTGCTGTTCATCGGGCAATTCGTCTCGTTTTTCGGCAGCATGCTCACGTACGTCGCGCTGCCGTATCAGGTCTTCCAACTGACCCGATCCTCGCTGGCCGTCGGCGCCGTGGGCATCGTCGAGCTCGTGGCGTTGCTCTCGACCGCGTTCGCCGGCGGCGCCTTTGCCGATTCGATGGATCGCCGCAAGCTCCTCTTGTGGGCCGAAGGCCTCCTCGGATTGACCGCCGCCGTGCTGGTGGGCAATTCGCTTTTGCCGCATCCGAGTGTGTGGGCCATCTACGTGCTCGCCGGCGTCATGTCGGCGCTCAATGGATTCCACCGCCCCGCCCTGGAAGCGCTCACGCCGAGGCTCGTACCGGCCGAAGAAATCGCGGGAACGGTCGCGCTCTCGCAGCTTCGCCACACCATCGGCATGATTGCCGGCCCCGCACTGGCCGGCTTCCTCATTGCCACCTTGGGCCTTTCCTGGACCTTCGCCGTCGACCTGGGAACCTACGCCGTCGCCGTCACCGCCCTGGCCTTCATGCACGGCGTGCCCGCACCGGCCGATGCCGCGCCGCCCAGCCTCGCCCGCGTCCTCGAGGGCCTGCGGTACGCGGCCAGCCGGCAAGAACTCCTCGGCACGTACATCGTGGACATCATCGCGATGACCTTCGGCATGCCCACCGCGCTCTTTCCCGCCCTTGCGGAGGCGCACGGCTGGGGAGCGTCCATCGGTTGGCTCTACGCCGCCCCCTCCGCGGGCGCCTTCCTTGCCACGGTGACCAGTGGTTGGACGCGGCGCGTGCGCCGGCACGGTGTGGCCATCGCCATCGCGGCGTCGGTGTGGGGAATGGCCATTGCCGCGGCGGGCATGACCGATCGGCTCCCGTTGGTGCTTTTGCTCCTCGCCGTCGCCGGGGCCGGCGACATGGTGAGCGGGCTCTTTCGCGGCCGTATCTGGAATGAGACGATTCCCGATCATCTCCGCGGGCGCCTCGCATCCATCGAGATGGTGAGCTATTCGACCGGGCCTCTTTTGGGCAACGCCGAAGCCGGATTTGCGGCGGCGCTCGTCGGTTTGCGGGGGTCGATTGTGTCCGGCGGTCTCTTGTGCATCGGCGGCGTCGTGCTGAGTCTGTGTTTCCTCCCCGGATTTTTGCGCTACAAAGCAGATAAGTAA
- a CDS encoding TetR/AcrR family transcriptional regulator, which translates to MARPREFDIDVALHDAIDVFWTLGYGGASMEELIKGMGLTKGSLYKAFGDKRTLFLLALQRYIDERLTRYEVGLTRPGSPKAAIREILLDYVKRATDPFDTRGCLVTNTTTEMATRDPEIARVLARMFARLEDLFAGAIARAKESGEVDPSKDERALARFFVLTIQGVRVMSHMRPDPRQLAASVEVALSTLSSGPISSRRDNPTPMH; encoded by the coding sequence ATGGCACGCCCGCGTGAGTTCGATATCGACGTTGCGTTGCACGACGCCATCGACGTCTTCTGGACGCTTGGCTATGGCGGGGCGTCCATGGAAGAGCTCATCAAAGGCATGGGCCTCACCAAGGGCAGCCTGTACAAGGCGTTCGGCGACAAGCGCACACTCTTTCTCCTGGCGCTCCAGCGCTACATCGACGAGCGCCTCACGCGCTACGAGGTCGGCCTCACCCGCCCCGGCTCGCCCAAGGCGGCCATTCGCGAGATCTTGCTCGACTACGTCAAACGCGCGACCGATCCCTTCGACACCCGCGGGTGCCTGGTGACCAACACGACCACGGAGATGGCCACGCGCGATCCGGAGATTGCCCGCGTTCTCGCGCGCATGTTCGCCCGGTTGGAAGATCTCTTCGCCGGCGCCATCGCGCGCGCGAAGGAGTCGGGCGAGGTGGACCCGTCGAAGGACGAGCGCGCGCTCGCCCGCTTCTTCGTGCTCACCATCCAGGGCGTGCGCGTGATGAGCCACATGCGGCCCGATCCGCGCCAGCTCGCGGCCAGCGTGGAGGTGGCGCTCTCCACGCTGTCGTCAGGGCCTATTTCGTCGAGGCGAGATAATCCAACGCCAATGCACTGA
- a CDS encoding amidohydrolase, with amino-acid sequence MTSAIVLAVSMASAQCMAQNTAVQSAIPPQSQQALDREIEAVRPKMVGWRRDFHSHPELSGQEVRTAKVVADHLRGLGLEVTTDVGGHGVVGLLRGGRPGKVVALRADMDGLPVKEATGLPFASTATAPYRGETSPVMHACGHDGHTAMLMAVAEVLAHMKARIPGTVKFIFQPAEEGVPDGKIAGARAMVAQGVMDRPKVDAVFGLHIMPLLPTGSVGYRGGPLLASADTFEIRIQGKGTHGALPWNGVDPIVTSAQVVVDLQTIVSRQLDISKEPAVISVGSIHGGNRENIIPESVKMLGTLRTFDDGMRDDAKRRIQTMTESIATAHGAKGVVEFVQPGYSVTNNDAALTERMIPTLRWATGGKAVLTDKVSVAEDFSEYQKAAPGVFLLLGAPPKGKTPQTASRNHSPTFDFDEDAMPVGARTLSALALDYLASTK; translated from the coding sequence ATGACGTCCGCGATCGTCCTCGCGGTCTCGATGGCCTCCGCGCAGTGCATGGCGCAAAACACGGCGGTGCAGTCGGCCATCCCGCCGCAGTCGCAGCAAGCGCTCGATCGCGAGATCGAGGCGGTGCGCCCGAAGATGGTCGGCTGGCGGCGCGACTTTCATAGCCACCCCGAGTTGTCCGGCCAGGAGGTGCGCACCGCCAAGGTGGTGGCCGATCACCTTCGCGGTCTCGGCCTGGAGGTGACGACCGACGTGGGCGGTCACGGCGTCGTGGGGCTTTTGCGCGGCGGCCGCCCGGGCAAGGTGGTCGCGTTGCGCGCGGACATGGACGGCCTGCCGGTGAAGGAAGCCACCGGGCTGCCCTTCGCCTCGACGGCGACGGCGCCGTACCGCGGTGAGACGAGCCCCGTGATGCACGCGTGCGGGCACGATGGGCACACGGCCATGCTGATGGCCGTGGCCGAAGTGCTGGCGCACATGAAGGCGCGCATCCCCGGCACGGTGAAGTTCATTTTCCAGCCGGCCGAGGAAGGCGTCCCTGACGGCAAAATCGCGGGCGCACGCGCCATGGTCGCGCAGGGCGTGATGGACCGGCCCAAGGTCGACGCGGTCTTCGGCCTGCACATCATGCCGCTGCTTCCCACGGGAAGCGTCGGCTACCGCGGCGGTCCCTTGCTGGCCAGCGCCGACACGTTCGAGATCCGCATCCAGGGCAAGGGCACGCACGGCGCGCTGCCGTGGAACGGCGTCGATCCCATCGTGACGTCGGCGCAGGTCGTGGTCGATCTGCAGACCATCGTGAGCCGCCAACTCGACATCAGCAAAGAGCCGGCGGTGATTTCCGTGGGGTCGATCCATGGCGGAAACCGCGAAAACATCATCCCCGAGAGCGTGAAGATGCTCGGCACCCTGCGCACCTTCGACGACGGAATGCGCGACGACGCCAAGCGGCGCATCCAGACCATGACCGAGTCCATTGCCACCGCGCACGGTGCCAAGGGCGTCGTGGAGTTCGTGCAGCCCGGCTACAGCGTGACCAACAACGATGCCGCGCTGACCGAGCGCATGATCCCGACCTTGCGTTGGGCCACGGGGGGCAAGGCGGTGCTGACGGACAAGGTGAGCGTCGCGGAAGACTTTTCCGAGTACCAGAAGGCGGCGCCCGGTGTGTTTCTTCTGCTGGGTGCCCCGCCCAAGGGCAAGACGCCGCAGACCGCATCGCGGAACCACTCGCCTACGTTCGACTTCGACGAAGACGCGATGCCCGTGGGCGCGCGCACCCTCAGTGCATTGGCGTTGGATTATCTCGCCTCGACGAAATAG
- a CDS encoding LysR family transcriptional regulator, translating into MDTDLPFLATFTSIYETGNVTRAAAALHRTQPTVSYQLRRLEEVLGQPLFIRRAARVVATPLADQLYRLVRGFTRDVELLRKGEGEKDTGLLLASVSAFGRYILFPVLLGEEFAQRPITLRYPELDEVLRRVRDGQVDAGFVYRAPVDARLSIEPVYEETLDLIAGTAWARKLRTMEAFQDVPLVTYDDGDYVVGRWFGHHFGRRAPRWSSVSHFEEVEEVVATVAAGRGVAILPGFCTRAAPGRVKVVRWGRPPLRNTVFMVRRAEMPEHPGIAQLLAALRKVPEKA; encoded by the coding sequence ATGGATACCGATCTGCCGTTTCTCGCCACGTTCACCAGCATTTACGAGACCGGCAACGTCACGCGCGCGGCGGCGGCGCTTCATCGCACCCAGCCCACGGTGAGCTACCAACTGCGGCGCCTCGAAGAAGTCCTGGGGCAGCCGCTGTTCATCCGCCGCGCGGCGCGCGTGGTGGCCACGCCGCTGGCCGATCAACTGTATCGGCTGGTGCGCGGCTTCACGCGCGATGTGGAGCTTCTTCGCAAGGGCGAGGGGGAAAAGGACACGGGCCTCCTGCTCGCATCGGTGTCCGCGTTCGGGCGCTACATCCTTTTCCCCGTGCTGCTCGGCGAGGAGTTCGCGCAGCGGCCCATCACCCTGCGCTACCCCGAGCTCGACGAAGTGCTGCGGCGCGTGCGCGATGGGCAGGTCGACGCGGGCTTCGTCTACCGCGCGCCGGTCGATGCGCGCCTCAGCATCGAGCCGGTCTACGAGGAGACACTCGACCTCATTGCTGGCACCGCTTGGGCGCGGAAGCTGCGCACGATGGAGGCCTTTCAAGACGTGCCGCTCGTGACCTACGACGATGGCGACTATGTCGTGGGCCGCTGGTTCGGACATCATTTCGGCCGCCGTGCCCCGCGCTGGTCGAGCGTGAGCCACTTCGAGGAGGTGGAGGAAGTCGTCGCCACCGTCGCGGCCGGTCGCGGCGTCGCGATCCTCCCGGGCTTCTGCACACGTGCAGCACCAGGGCGCGTGAAGGTGGTGCGTTGGGGCAGGCCGCCGCTCCGCAACACCGTCTTCATGGTGCGGCGCGCCGAAATGCCGGAACATCCCGGCATCGCGCAGCTTCTCGCCGCCCTCCGCAAAGTGCCCGAGAAAGCGTAA
- a CDS encoding diiron oxygenase encodes MNLEAMFERCKRDQWKISDLDWTGTPRPMTREDEIAIVQYFTDMAAIERLAKALFVQQAVNARNDTLRKIFHTFVADEERHAVAAERLAAYYDVHHYKKYDITPALQKFAPPFVHLVKNVSPDIANFYITGGEIALDIALLRSINDYVADPMSQAAMDRINRDESRHLAIDYHMAEYYGSAEYAAVVADRPSPPVAERFRASWALLRVIYFAAPFFRGVFFEPMQMVDPDGKRLREAFKRMQLLGQKEGERTSWFTRMMSGLQDLYNDSPLFRKTMGPVAARIMGIPMVLMDRFYTEEEARRAAKMSYEELANEALAAKQEPRPLN; translated from the coding sequence ATGAATCTGGAAGCCATGTTCGAACGGTGCAAGCGCGATCAGTGGAAGATTTCCGATCTGGATTGGACGGGGACCCCGCGTCCGATGACCCGCGAGGACGAGATCGCCATCGTGCAGTACTTCACCGACATGGCGGCCATCGAGCGCCTGGCCAAGGCCCTCTTCGTGCAGCAGGCGGTCAATGCTCGCAACGACACGCTCCGCAAGATCTTCCACACCTTCGTGGCCGACGAAGAGAGGCATGCCGTCGCCGCCGAGCGGCTCGCCGCGTACTACGACGTCCACCACTACAAGAAATACGACATTACACCGGCCTTGCAGAAATTCGCGCCACCGTTCGTGCACCTCGTCAAAAACGTGTCGCCCGATATTGCGAATTTCTACATCACCGGCGGCGAGATTGCCCTGGATATCGCGTTACTGCGATCCATCAACGACTACGTGGCCGACCCTATGAGCCAGGCGGCGATGGACCGCATCAACCGGGACGAATCCCGTCACCTGGCCATCGATTATCATATGGCCGAATATTACGGGTCCGCGGAGTACGCCGCCGTGGTCGCCGATCGGCCGTCCCCGCCGGTGGCGGAGCGGTTTCGCGCCTCGTGGGCGCTGCTCCGCGTGATCTACTTTGCAGCACCGTTCTTCCGCGGCGTGTTTTTCGAGCCGATGCAAATGGTCGATCCCGATGGCAAACGCTTGCGCGAAGCCTTCAAGCGGATGCAACTCCTCGGGCAAAAGGAGGGGGAGCGAACGAGTTGGTTCACTCGGATGATGTCGGGCCTCCAGGATCTCTACAACGACTCGCCGCTCTTCCGTAAAACCATGGGACCCGTCGCCGCCCGCATCATGGGCATACCCATGGTGCTGATGGACCGCTTTTACACGGAGGAGGAAGCGCGCCGGGCGGCCAAGATGTCCTACGAAGAACTCGCGAACGAAGCGTTGGCGGCCAAGCAGGAACCGCGTCCCCTGAATTGA
- a CDS encoding TetR/AcrR family transcriptional regulator — translation MAEGGRVYGGLPHLARSEQRRQRLLEAALDAIGEAGIKGLSLRAVCARAGLTSRYFYESFPDLDALLLALFDSVIDEVTAAAVQAVATAPWEALARSRAGLEAGIHVVSSDHRKAKVLLVSSSGHGPLQQRRREKLVEVAGVMSKITREFYGAEKITPTDARLTTITFAAGFIELLDEWLSGTLAIPLPRLVDHMAKMFVASATVHSVSSG, via the coding sequence ATGGCAGAAGGTGGACGCGTCTACGGGGGCCTACCCCATCTCGCGCGGAGCGAGCAGCGCCGGCAGCGTTTGCTCGAGGCCGCGCTCGACGCCATCGGCGAAGCGGGCATCAAAGGGCTCAGCCTGCGCGCCGTGTGCGCCCGCGCCGGCCTCACGAGCCGCTACTTCTACGAGAGCTTCCCCGATTTGGATGCGCTGCTGCTGGCGCTGTTCGACAGCGTCATCGACGAGGTGACCGCAGCGGCCGTGCAAGCCGTGGCGACCGCGCCGTGGGAGGCGTTGGCCCGTTCGCGCGCCGGCCTGGAGGCGGGCATCCACGTGGTCTCGAGCGACCATCGCAAGGCCAAGGTTCTGTTGGTCTCCTCCTCTGGCCACGGCCCCCTCCAGCAGCGCCGCCGCGAGAAGCTGGTCGAGGTGGCTGGCGTCATGAGCAAAATCACGCGCGAATTCTACGGCGCGGAAAAGATCACCCCCACCGACGCCCGCCTCACCACGATCACCTTCGCCGCCGGCTTCATCGAGCTCTTGGACGAATGGCTCTCCGGCACCCTCGCCATCCCCCTCCCCCGCCTCGTCGACCACATGGCCAAAATGTTCGTCGCCTCCGCCACGGTGCACTCGGTGAGCTCCGGATGA
- a CDS encoding phospholipase D-like domain-containing protein, with the protein MTNLRNVGSAMALACLLTLCRCGTEAEAETEVTGTAQDAINVAQTTIGGFPVHVHFTNPPAFSGDDRTILNEVTRLLDATPAGETVRAAIHSLTANGIYDALIAAKNRGVILKIVEDGSDEFDADTSPRELHAALGANHVFCGNRVENKNYGCITTDPSGIMHTKLFTFSKTKDPSGVLRSNVSWFASANMTYASGSKMFNNAITVYGDTALYDYFVGYFGHLFAQKHYSGNDYYDADARRGYFEGSTARVYTSPEQDGDLVYNRLNDIVADSTCRIRVAQAGINDSRMKLIDLLVARKRAGCQVWVVADGIENDALAKLKGAGIPVRHHVVHDKFILVNSKFAASTTNRFLIFTGSHNWTYSANYRNDEIFVRLESKDLYDAFYTHFNDAYNNGSAL; encoded by the coding sequence ATGACGAACTTACGCAACGTTGGGTCGGCGATGGCACTCGCTTGTCTTTTGACACTGTGTCGCTGCGGCACGGAGGCGGAGGCGGAAACCGAAGTTACGGGAACGGCGCAAGATGCCATCAACGTGGCCCAAACGACGATCGGCGGGTTTCCCGTCCACGTCCATTTTACGAATCCGCCGGCCTTCTCCGGCGACGATCGGACGATTCTGAACGAGGTCACCCGGCTTCTGGACGCGACGCCGGCAGGGGAGACGGTACGCGCCGCCATTCATAGCCTTACGGCGAATGGCATTTACGATGCGCTGATCGCCGCGAAGAACCGCGGGGTCATCTTGAAGATCGTCGAAGACGGCTCCGACGAATTCGACGCGGATACGTCGCCGCGGGAGCTTCACGCCGCGCTAGGCGCGAACCACGTGTTCTGCGGCAACCGCGTGGAGAACAAGAATTACGGCTGTATCACCACGGATCCCAGCGGGATCATGCACACGAAGCTCTTCACCTTCAGCAAGACGAAGGACCCGTCCGGCGTGCTTCGCTCCAACGTGAGCTGGTTCGCCTCGGCGAACATGACGTATGCCTCGGGCTCGAAGATGTTCAACAATGCCATCACCGTGTACGGGGATACGGCACTCTACGATTACTTCGTGGGGTACTTTGGGCATCTTTTCGCGCAGAAGCATTATTCCGGGAACGACTATTACGATGCCGATGCGCGCCGTGGCTATTTCGAGGGCAGCACGGCCCGCGTTTACACCTCGCCGGAGCAAGATGGCGATCTCGTTTACAATCGATTGAACGACATCGTCGCGGACTCCACCTGCCGCATCCGAGTGGCCCAAGCCGGCATCAACGACTCGCGCATGAAGCTGATCGACCTCTTGGTGGCGCGCAAGCGCGCGGGCTGCCAAGTCTGGGTCGTCGCCGACGGCATCGAGAACGACGCACTGGCCAAATTGAAGGGCGCCGGCATCCCCGTGCGCCACCACGTGGTGCACGACAAGTTCATCCTGGTGAACTCGAAATTCGCCGCCTCCACGACGAACCGGTTCCTCATCTTCACCGGCTCGCACAATTGGACCTACTCGGCGAACTACCGCAACGACGAGATCTTCGTGCGCCTCGAAAGCAAAGACCTCTACGACGCCTTCTACACGCACTTCAACGACGCCTACAACAACGGTTCGGCGCTGTAG
- a CDS encoding PQQ-dependent sugar dehydrogenase yields the protein MRWHALLGFTLALAGCKTAEPGDLRNIKVPAGFSIAFYARGVAGARSLALSPSGTVFVGTRGKSVYALVDRDKDGRAEATHVIANDLDTPNGVAFKDGALYVAEVHRVLRYDGIEARLAHPPAPVVVTDKLPKDEHHGWKWIAFGPDGKLYVPVGAPCNLCERPLPYASIQRMSADGSALETYASGVRNTVGFDWDPRNGELWFTENGRDRMGNDTPPDELDHAPRAGMHFGYPYCHGKGIADPEYGSKRPCGEFAPASLELGPHVAALGMRFYTGAMFPTEYQNRVFIAEHGSWNRDEPIGYRITTARVDGTSATDYRVFAEGWLRNGKAWGRPVDVLVMPDGALLVSDDEGNAVYRIVHTGAK from the coding sequence ATGCGATGGCATGCGCTGCTTGGGTTTACCTTGGCGTTGGCCGGCTGCAAGACGGCCGAGCCGGGGGATCTGCGGAATATCAAGGTGCCGGCGGGTTTCTCCATCGCGTTCTATGCGCGCGGGGTGGCGGGGGCGCGCTCGCTGGCGCTCAGCCCTTCCGGCACCGTGTTCGTGGGGACGCGGGGAAAGTCGGTGTACGCGCTGGTCGATCGCGACAAAGATGGGCGTGCGGAGGCGACGCACGTCATTGCGAACGATCTGGATACGCCCAATGGCGTCGCCTTCAAGGATGGTGCGCTGTACGTCGCCGAGGTGCATCGCGTGTTGCGTTACGATGGCATCGAGGCGCGTCTCGCCCATCCGCCGGCGCCCGTGGTGGTGACCGACAAGCTGCCCAAGGACGAGCACCACGGCTGGAAGTGGATCGCCTTCGGTCCCGACGGCAAGCTTTACGTGCCGGTGGGCGCGCCCTGCAACCTGTGTGAACGCCCGCTGCCCTATGCCTCGATCCAGCGCATGTCCGCGGACGGCAGCGCGCTGGAGACCTATGCCTCGGGGGTGCGCAACACGGTGGGCTTCGATTGGGACCCGCGCAATGGCGAACTATGGTTCACCGAAAATGGGCGCGATCGCATGGGCAACGATACGCCGCCCGACGAACTGGATCACGCGCCGCGCGCCGGAATGCACTTTGGCTATCCGTATTGCCACGGCAAAGGCATTGCAGATCCCGAGTACGGATCGAAGCGCCCGTGTGGCGAGTTCGCCCCCGCGTCGCTCGAATTGGGGCCGCACGTGGCGGCCTTGGGAATGCGGTTTTACACGGGCGCGATGTTTCCAACCGAGTACCAAAACCGCGTCTTCATCGCGGAACACGGCTCGTGGAACCGCGACGAGCCGATTGGCTACCGCATCACCACCGCCCGCGTCGATGGCACATCGGCCACCGATTACCGCGTCTTTGCCGAGGGCTGGCTCCGAAATGGCAAAGCGTGGGGCCGCCCCGTCGACGTCCTGGTGATGCCCGACGGCGCACTCCTGGTGAGCGACGACGAGGGGAACGCCGTATATCGAATTGTTCATACCGGCGCGAAATAG